The Prunus dulcis chromosome 5, ALMONDv2, whole genome shotgun sequence genomic sequence TGCCCTAAATGCACTCTTTCTTCCATGggggtgtgtgtgtgcgtgttGCTTGCAAGGCTCATATGCttgagaaacaaaacaaagcatgTTCCATGTGGGCTTGCTAACTTTGTTAAAGGCTAAGTGAAAGGGATGTCAAAAGAGCCTTTGGATTGGCCTTAGAAGCAAGAAACAACATCCTTTTTGAAAGAAAGCGATATTTCTATCTATAACATAAGCAACAACACATGTAGTATTCCAAGATACTGACTGCTTAGTATTTTGATAAGTCAATTACCAACGTTTTTAACCGTTGAGTTAAGATTCTTTTACTTAAcctgttaaaaaaaattgagtatGTAAGAAGATGGGACATatatttatcattttcatcCACGGTTTAGAACATGGTaaattatttatgtataatacttggtaataattttattcatttaataatttaaggtGTTTAAGCACTTCTAGTGGtatatccataaatttgtCTTGTGGGGTGGAAAAAAacgatcttttttttttccttcttttttgagaaaaatgctattgattgcatttataattcaGGCCTAAAGGTCGTCAGTCACAAGGACCAATACGTATACAAATAATCACATAGGATTAATACAAATAGGGAAGCACAGGAAACCACAAGGAGTTAATCTAAATACGGAGGAGTCCACCAGCAACAAGAAGCACACAATGTGTACCTCCACTCATAGTCACACATGGCATAAGAAATTCCAGCCAAAAAAGCCGTAAGTTAGAAAAACCATACATATACCTCATCACACCAAATTACAACTACAATATTTTAGCTCTTACAAGTGAAAAATACAAGTAGAGACTAGAAACACGTAACAAACTCATAAGGAGTTGATGCACTTATTACAACTCAAAAAACTGCAAcacaaaaaaagtataaaatattaaaaaaaaaaccaatctaCCACCACGTTGTCACCAAGACAGCCAAGGCGGATGGGTTTGAGGGGATGGGCAAGGAGCAGAAGAGGAGAGGGATGGAGGTCACCGACTCCCAAAAGGGGCGGCAGCAAGAACTTCTATCTCTTAGGGTATCAAAAAtatgaattataaaaaaaaatatatcatacTTCTTATCTTAACATCTTTCACATAGTTTATCTAGCATCTTACTCACACCTTAATGAAATTATCAATGAAAGAATGAACTAAGACAATATGCCAAATTAATAGATAAGTGTACTAAGTTCCAATAAAACggttcttatttttcttaaagtaAGTTGAACTCAATTGAAGGGTTTACATTCTTTGTATGTGTGAGATTCCAACATGTGGATGTGCACTATCGTTTTGACAACCATCAATGGAATGTGTATTAGCAAGGAAAATGGTGGTCCAAGATTTTCCTCCAAACACCAAAGTTGAGACACACACAAGCTTTGGCTTGAGCATCAAGTCTTAAACTTTTAGGGCACCAAATAGTGCATCATAATTAAGTCATTAACAGCACTATAGCGACCGCTAAAAATTGTTCTTTGAGAAGTGACATAGTGTCCCTTGCCACCTATCCTTCTCTAAAATTTATTCCTTTATCAAAAGAAGCAAATTAAGATGTCTTTTTTGGGGTGAATCGGGGGGTTTTTGCTTAGAAATACATCCTGGAGTTGGACCCATATGGAATAGGGATGATGGTTAATGATGACATTATATTAAGAAACCAATATCTTCATTAAGTTGAAAGCGATTGACTGAACATGTATTATGAAAATTACAAGTATCCCTTGTTTGAGAGACATTGTGGGGGCTCACAGTACTCCACATTCTGTTTTAATATGATCCGTActgtatattttttaagtcttcattcattaatcatcgatctttgaaaaaaattatgcaaatcGTAAACCGTTAAGGCATGTAATTGTGATGAAACAAAACAGATcgataattttttattttttttttctttcaagaaaggTTAAAATGACTACATTCTAATCAAATTGTTATCAATTACGATTTTGTTGATAGGATATATGAATTAAGACTTGAAAGTTAAACTGTCGAATCATTGATATACGATGTAAAGTGGGTCCTACAAAGATGAAGGATCTTTAATTGAAACTTCCTCCTTAGTAgctaaattctttaaaaaaatattacttaTGATAAATATGTATTATCAATGACCATTTAGTCTAGTGACATTCAGTCTTCTCGTAAATTACATTTAATTCACATTTTAGGGATGATAATTGCTAAATTATACATGAGGCACCGGATCAAGGCACACGTGATGAGATGaagatttttcttcttgccCTTGATTGTGttgattaattattatatttgttGCATGTTGGAATGGTGACTTGCATGcaaaacttatatatattttaacaaaaacccagaaatccACGCATTACGTGGAGTAGATAGATAGATGGGTGTTGAAATTTATGAGACATGAGATGAAGCAGTTAAGCAACATGCTGGCTGCATTTATGGACCAACATGATATTAGCTCATGCTTATCTTCCTTAATTGAGTTGGGTTGACCTTGTCATTTATTCCGTAATTATAATTACGGATTTGTGAGTGTGTCTGTGAGACATCGCGTTGTCATCAAAGTCGTGGTCAAACGTATGGGCATGTGCATATATCCTACACACATATTTTGCCAATTGGCACTCCTTAATTCCAACTCAAATCCACAAAtttagattattattattatattcgAATTTGGTATACTTTTCAAGGTTCGACATTAGAAAGATAATTTGACATGATATTAACGGTTAAAATTTGGAACTTACTTTGATGTCATGGTCATTTTGGGCAGAAGTGAAGTTCTGTAAATCGAACATAGAAGTTCACGTGCACGGTTAAATGCTCTTAAATCACTCGAATTACAATCCATTGCAATGAAGGTTTAACTATAAGAAAGTGTGTTAGGTGTCATCTCATGATCAATTACCTAGTGTTAgctcaaattgaaattaattagaaCAAGCAGTGCCAGCCGACTAGATTAAAGCAAAAAGGTGTTAGGTGCCAGATTTATAGAGCTATGGCTATGGACATATATCACCAAAATGGTGCCCTGGCCCCAGCTTTGAACAATAATTTATTATCTATGAATTTTCTCTGTTCGTACTTGTCCCTTTCGTTTAAAGCTTCTTGCATAGCAGCCATTAAAGCGCAGAGTCATGTAGCTTCTGGAGAGAAGCAAGAATGAGTGAAGGACCTTTCATTCATTCCTATACAAAGCCAGTACTGGTCACGTGATATCACGTGACAGGTGGGCTCTCCATGCACGATTTGTATATGCATAATGCATTTCATATCAACAATCCTGATCTTTTGGACTACAAGAattcaagagatttgtggtcactcaccgttggatgtaaattcaatggttcactcactcttacactctttttaaaaaactttttaaaacCATTGAATtaacatccaacggtgagtgaccacaatctcttgaacTCCTGTGTCTAAGAAATCGGGACTGTTCATATCAATTGCTTGGAAAAATTCTGGACGTTTGGCTGGCTGCTAGACAAGAAGAATATGTGGTGAATGTTCTGTTGGGCTTGGCCCATATGTTATAGAAGCCCCAACTTCTAATTTTTGGCAGACATAATTGAATTCTTTTGTTCGGAATAATGTTAtcttttcagatttatttatgttgtgaaattgtaaATTTAAATCACACATATACTTTTGGTACAAATTTAGCCTAATTATTGAAATTGATTCACGTACAATCTTATGCCGAACAATATGATACAAGAACATTTCATTGTTTATTGAACACGTCGTGTTCGTATATTTATTTGGTCACGATTAGATAATTAAACATTTTTCGATTTGAATTGGCAAAAACAAGTGGTCAATATAAATTGGTACTGTAAGCTCACAAGTGGAAATTGGTTCATTTGTGGAAGGAACACTCAGCTTAGAGATTGGTACTTTGAAGTTTAAAATTGGTACCTTTGGATGTGGGGGTAATGATCTACCTTGTCCTTCATTAGTCTAAACATCATGATGATTAGAAGACCCTTTTAAGACTTCACCTTTAGATTCTTGGAGCTGATCATCGTTCATAGTGCTTTAATTACTCAAAACCCTAATCATTGCTTAATTTATTTCAACTCCTAAAACCACTAAAGTATTTCCATCAAATAATTATATTCCTAATATAAGTTCGCCCACATGTGAACCTTTCAGCCAATAATAATTTAAGGTCTCTTTAtggattaaaaaataaataaaattagtgCTAAGCGGTTcgaggtttaaaaaaaaaaaaaaaaagttatataCCCATTTTTAGCATAAGTGATATAGataaaccctacaccatttaatttctataaataaactaaaaaaatgacagctagccctattgaatttaatattaattattaaattactttgatgccctattgagtgttttggttttttttaaatgaggttttggggttggtcttgttttaagaaatcaatgacagttttgtaatttagacgaatttaaaagcttttttgttatgttgtaaattgACTTTGGGTgtatttctaaagtccattttatataaattttttatataatttggaTCTTTATATCgggtaaaaataataatgaatctcccaaaaaaaaacatatgtgACCACCAAACATTTGGGCTTTCGTGAGTGGTCTGACATGGTGAAGCTCAAACATTTGGACTCATTTTAGGGCTTGTCTGAGCTGGGCAGCATTTTAATCAGCCAATTTCTTGGTTGggctttattttgtttatctaGCCAAGATTTTTCCTtccaaaaagataaaaagcccagatttttttttggtaaaaattcaaaaaaaattagtaatcATAATAATCATGTTTACCATGTAAAAATACTAATTTCATTTTGCTTATAATTAGCCAAGTCTTAATCCTTGAACTACAAAATTAAACCTGCGGTCTAATATTAATCTTGTTGGACAACCAAAGTTGGTTGTTGCCACAGTATTTGATGGTTTCATGAAATGGGTGAAATGGTCTTCTTGTTTTCCACTACCTTAACCCTCCAAATGTGCCAACCACAATTGTCTTTGTCATCTGGTTCGTTATGGTTCACTTAACCAGTGGGGGTTGATGAAAATTCCGTCTGCATTTATATTTGATTGTTGGGTCGCCATTTTCAAGTTGCCAAGCAGCCGCTTAAGACACCCAAGTCCCAATCTTTGTACGAGTAATAGGTTACTAGAGTACGTATCTCCCttatatttccttttcattatcttgagaaatttttttttttttgggacaagTAATCTACTATAATACACGACGAATGAGATCGAACTCGTGTAAATTATTACCAAAGTTAAAAAGAGGAGGAAAattttcacacacactaccaagGTGTCGTGGGGTGAACTTGAATTACTAGTTTgcaaatcaaaacaatttttaaatCCGTTGGCGGCACAATATCTTGATTAACTGATCTAATTCATGtctgtatatatttttaattattaattacttaataaaaGAGTTTTTAAATGTCAACTTATTTTTAATGAACAAAAATCAGAATCTTTGAAGATTGCGGATGGTTGGCAAAGTGGTCTGAAATGAGCAATTTCTTGACAAAGTTAAGAGAGTAACAAAAATGTGTTGGAATTGACACACAAGCAttaggtttaaaaaaaaaaaaaaaagttatataattaaaacaaaagggcATTATTCATAGTGGCAAGAAATGTGTTTGATAACCAATAATCACCGGCATAGATTATTCATAGTGGCTTTATTTCAGTGTAGTTGCGTCATCCTTCATATAATAACTTCAAAGATTTGTCTTCTGAAAGCGAAACTATGGAAAAGGAAGGGAGACCCTTTAGGCCACcaataaaatacataaatagaCACACCATGATTACACGCACACTTATGCATATAATTTTACCACAAAAGACATGTAAATCACagtatagggtatttttataccTAATTACGATCTTCATATCGATAAAAGTTTGTTTCTACCGCGGTGTTGTGTGATAGTACTGTCCAATTACAAGATGCCATaactttaagaaataaaatatatggtTATCAAAACTTGAATATGTGCTATcttttttctcccaaaaataaaggtgttatcttttaattaaattgttcTATTATTGTCAACGAGAGTTGGTTTAGTTGGTATGGTCTATGCACTGTGTGTAGCCTCATCAGTGTTAGAGTCCCACTGCCAGCAGTCCTCATTGATGTGTGATCTGTAATTTCCTACATAAATCCATATCGATGGCAACTAGCAGTTGGGTACTACGCATAAGTCCTTCCGGCTAAAGGTTGTGGCAGTGTCGGAACTATTAAGGCGCAAAGAGGTGCATAAGTTTTTGTTTCTAGGCGTTGTTGCgcgctctctctctattttttttttaacctggccaaaacgacatCGTTTTGGACAGGGCTTTTTAAAACATGTGCagccttttaaaaataaataaataaaaaatcctgGCCAAAACAACATCATTTTGGACCAGgcttaaaaaaagaaaaaaggaaacctGCTGGCATTTCATGGGTTTAGGGCCTCCATTATTCCTTATTTAGATGAGATTGTGAGctctctttatttaattaggcTTACACAATTCCTTAATTAAGTGGGATTGTGAATTCTCTTTATAAAGGACCAATTTAACATCACCTAATTTTATCTTAGTTTTTTCCTTCTATAATACGCCAATCCAAAGTAAGTCGgatgaatatttttttcttcttgagcAAACGCCAATTttgttattcatttttttgttgttgagctttttaatatttcaaaattgcaCATCTACTGAAAAATTATTGGGTCAATCAATAGAGAGTTTTTACGTCGGTACGTGTTTAGTGAAATTAATATGCAGTGAATCAGGGGGTGGGTCTTGACTCATTGAATTTCAATCTTGACCACAAGTCCTTTTCTCTCGCGTTGAATTTACTTTGGAAAAAACGTCCGGATGATGAGTTCATACATTGCTTAATGGTCTGTCCTAAGATGAAGAAATTGTCTTGTACAACAAGTTAAAcctcccaaaaacaaaacccctCATTGCTAGAAACTGATTTCCCAAGACTGATCAACAACATAGATGAATGAAAAATCACCTAATTTGGTCAACAAAAAGAGAACTATGCAAAACTGATCAACTAACTTGATCtacaaattgaattttcacatttttaaaacatatattttcttaatttccccaaataaacaaaacctTGATCAACAGAAAACAGACCTAGTGGTTTACCCATCATTGGCTCTTGAAAGTCAGAATCTCCAACTAAATTGCAAACACGGCAGAATCTTCTTAACTTATCTCCCCATCATCATTTGAATTTCTAGTGCTCTTCTCCCATCGATACTACCTACAAACTTTCGATGTTTCTTATTCAGATTATTAAAGTTCatcaactattttttttaattttatttataaagttCATTTCTTAATCCTTTTCCCCCATGCCATCAATCACTAAAGCCTATGTTCTTTTTCCCCCTTGCTGCAATCCCAAGGCTCAAATCCCAAAATAACTAATTACACACAAcccacaaaatcaaatcatgTTTCCGTCTTTGAGCTGCGACTCTTTCTTCTTGTCGTTGTGCCTCTGTATTCTCTGTTTTTCCCGCCCTTGCTTTCCCGCCAGAATCTTACCCAACTCAGTAACTGTCTTAACCGCCGCCTCCGACGTCCACAACGCCACGTGGCGCGACTTCGAGAGGTTCCTGGATGCCGGGAGAGGGAGCCAGGTCAGCGGCATGTCGGAGCTCAAGAACTACTTCCACCGGTTTGGCTACTTGCCCAATTCCAACTTCACTGATATCTTCGACACCGATTTCGAATCGGCCCTGACGCTCTATCAGTCCAAGCTGAGCCTGCCAGTTACGGGAAGGCTCGACTCAGACACTATCTCGGCCATCATTTCACCGAGATGTGGCGTTAGCGACGCGTCGCAGCAGACTGCTCTTCATAGCGACGCGTCGCAGCAGACTGCTCTTCATGCGACGCGTCACTTTGCCTTCTTCAATGGAAAGCCCAGGTGGGTCCGCCGCAACCCGGTGACGCTCTCTTATGCTCTCTCCCCCAACAATATGATCAGCTACTTGAGCTCCTCGGACGTCCAAGACATCTTTCGCCGTTCTTTTTCTCGGTGGTCTGCGGTGATCCCCGTGAACTTCACTGAGGCGGAGACCTACGAGTCGGCAGATATAAAAATCGGGTTCTACCGGGGCGACCACGGTGATGGGGAGCCGTTCGACGGGGTGCTGGGGGTGCTGGCGCACGCTTTCTCCCCAGAGAACGGGAGGTTCCACCTGGACGCTGCGGAATCCTGGGCCGTTGATTTCAAAAAGGACAAGTCGAAGGCGGCCGTTGATTTGGAGTCGGTCGCGACCCATGAGATCGGGCATGTACTTGGGCTGGCTCACTCCTCGGTCAAGGGGGCTGTGATGTACCCGAGTTTGACTCCGAGGACCAAGAAGGTGGACCTCCGGATTGATGACGTGGAAGGCGTCCAAGCTTTGTATGGGtcaaacccaaatttcaaGATTAGCTCCTTGCAGAGTGAAAATTCTTACAACCATGCAGTTGCTTTGGACACCAGGTCATCTTTTAAGTGGGCAATTTCTTTAACACTTCTCATCACTTTGATGTTGCGTTTGGCCACATGAATTGGTAGCTAGCCAgcctccattttttttttccttttaaattggttttatttatttatttttatagttgtaattttttttttaattgaaactGTAGAAACAACAATActcaaagaaagtaaaagaatTCTTTTTATATCATCGTCATGTGTTTTTGATACCAACAATATTATAAAAGAGGGAGATTCGAATACAGAACTTTTAGTGTAGCAATACGTGAACTACAAGCGTTGCATTATCGTCATGTGTTTGATTTGGGAATATGGTGAAATGGATTATATTGGGATCATAAACTGTAAAAACTTTTTTATGGACTTTATGTTTGTGTCTATAAAAGAAGACAGacgggaaagaaaaaaaagccatAAAGGGagaacaaaaaggaaaggtTAAGTATGAAAGTGGTCAAAATGGAGAATGAGAGGTCAATGGTCGTGTGTCTTAAGCTGTGGATTAATTAATCCTAGTAGGAATGTTATGTTGTGATGAGATGGAAAAGTCCTACCTACCCAATTTGAATTCGGATTTGCAACTTCATGGGAATTGCAAAGAATATATGCTTAACCTGAGATTGCGGGGGAAACGAAGGTATCACTTACAGCCCAAGAGATAAATTGTAGCAGTCTCTCACAGAAGTCTCACAGAAGTCAGAAGGCACATCTTAA encodes the following:
- the LOC117629337 gene encoding metalloendoproteinase 1-MMP; this encodes MFPSLSCDSFFLSLCLCILCFSRPCFPARILPNSVTVLTAASDVHNATWRDFERFLDAGRGSQVSGMSELKNYFHRFGYLPNSNFTDIFDTDFESALTLYQSKLSLPVTGRLDSDTISAIISPRCGVSDASQQTALHSDASQQTALHATRHFAFFNGKPRWVRRNPVTLSYALSPNNMISYLSSSDVQDIFRRSFSRWSAVIPVNFTEAETYESADIKIGFYRGDHGDGEPFDGVLGVLAHAFSPENGRFHLDAAESWAVDFKKDKSKAAVDLESVATHEIGHVLGLAHSSVKGAVMYPSLTPRTKKVDLRIDDVEGVQALYGSNPNFKISSLQSENSYNHAVALDTRSSFKWAISLTLLITLMLRLAT